Below is a genomic region from bacterium.
CTGGTAGGCTTCCCGGGCGTTCCTGGTGGTCTTGCCCGATGCGGCCTCACGGTCCCGCCTGGCCTCGATCAGCGCGGTATGGGCCTGGACCGCCAGCCGGGCCGCCTGGTAAAGCCTCTGCCCCTCGTTGATCCTGGCCTCGGTATAGCCGGCCTCGGTCAGCCTCTTCAGGATGTCGGGGCTGGCCAGCGCATTGGTGATGGCCGTATCGGCCGCTTCCAGTTGCACGGGGATAGGTATGGTTGGTTTGGCTAGCACTGGCGATCCTTAAAATTACAGGGTATTGAAACAGTTTTCTCTAACTGCTCTTTTCCAGGGATTTTTTCAGGAACAGCTCTCCCTCGGCCCCCCGCTCCTGGGCAAAGCATATCCGGGAAAGTTTCTTGTAAATGTCGCGGACCCAGGGGTGGTGGCCGCCCACCGTTTGCAGGAATATCTTGACGGCCGAATGGTAGGCTTCCTCGGCCTGCGGCAGCCGGTTCTCGCCGAGCTGCAGGTCGCCGTATTTGTAGAAGGCGGTCCCAACGTCCGGGTGCCATTCTCCCCAAGCCTCTCTTAATATCTTCAAGGCCAGCTCCAGTTCCCGTGCGGCCTTCGCGGCCTCCCCCTGCTGGGTGAACAGGACCCCCAGCCCCAGATGACTGATCCCGGCAAAGGGGTGGCTGGCCCCCAGCCGCCGTTCTCCGATGGCCAGTGAACGCTGGAAGGTGCTTTCGGCCTGGCTGTACATATGCTGGGCCGCATAGGCGTCCGCCAGGTTGTTGAGGTAGATGATCAGGTCCGGGTGCTCCGGTCCGTGATGCTTTTGTTTCAGTTCTATCCCTTTTAACAGCAGTTCCACCGCCCGGGGGGCTTTCTGGTTAATCGAATAGACCGCCGCCAGGTTGTTGAGCATGATGGAATAAACCGGATGATCCTCATTGAACAGCTTTTGGGACAGGGCCAAAGCCCGCTCGGCGGTCTGCTCGGACAGTTCCAGCCGGCCGGTCTCCTTGTAAACCCCCATCAGGTTGCCCAGGCACTTGGCGGCCGAGGCGCTTTCCCCCAGCCCCTGCTTCCGGTAGATCTCCAGGGCCCGGTCCAGATATCCCTCGGCCTCGGCATATTCCCCGGTCCTGGTCATCAGCCCGCCCAGGTTGTTCAGCAGTTTGGCCACCTCGGGATGATCGTGTCCCAGTTTAAGCCGCCTGATCTCCAGTGCCCTCTGGTACAGCGGGGCCGCCTCCCGGTACCGGTGCTGGATGCTGAGATTGATGGCCAAAGCATTCACCGCCCCGGCCGTCTCGATGCTCTCCGGCCCGTGGGC
It encodes:
- a CDS encoding tetratricopeptide repeat protein: MNCSEDEIIKARQALQEAEAGSGPGDPALAPLLLKLAECLQKNGRLDQAEPYYQRHLELVTAAHGPESIETAGAVNALAINLSIQHRYREAAPLYQRALEIRRLKLGHDHPEVAKLLNNLGGLMTRTGEYAEAEGYLDRALEIYRKQGLGESASAAKCLGNLMGVYKETGRLELSEQTAERALALSQKLFNEDHPVYSIMLNNLAAVYSINQKAPRAVELLLKGIELKQKHHGPEHPDLIIYLNNLADAYAAQHMYSQAESTFQRSLAIGERRLGASHPFAGISHLGLGVLFTQQGEAAKAARELELALKILREAWGEWHPDVGTAFYKYGDLQLGENRLPQAEEAYHSAVKIFLQTVGGHHPWVRDIYKKLSRICFAQERGAEGELFLKKSLEKSS